Proteins encoded in a region of the Streptomyces violaceoruber genome:
- a CDS encoding thioredoxin domain-containing protein: MPNRLAQATSPYLLQHAENPVDWWPWEAEAFEEARRRGVPVLLSVGYSACHWCHVMAHESFEDGPTAEYLNSHFVSVKVDREERPDVDAVYMEAVQAATGQGGWPMTVFLTPDAEPFYFGTYFPPEPRHGMPSFRQVLQGVQQAWAERRDEVDEVAGKIVRDLAGREISYGDAEAPGEEQLGQALLGLTREYDERRGGFGGAPKFPPSMVIEFLLRHHARTGAEGALQMAADTCERMARGGIYDQLGGGFARYSVDREWVVPHFEKMLYDNALLCRVYAHLWRATGSDLARRVALETADFMVRELRTAEGGFASALDADSDDGTGKHVEGAHYVWTPAQLTEVLGAEDAELAAQYFGVTQEGTFEHGASVLQLPQQESVFDAARIASVRERLLAARDGRPAPGRDDKVVAAWNGLAIAALAETGAYFERPDLVEAAVAAADLLVRLHLDEQVRLTRTSKDGRAGANAGVLEDYADVAEGFLALASVTGEGVWLDFAGFLLDHVLTRFTDESGSLYDTAADAERLIRRPQDPTDNATPSGWSAAAGALLSYAAHTGSAPHRAAAERALGVVKALGPRVPRFIGWGLAAAEALLDGPREVAVVAPDPADPAARGLHRTALLGTAPGAVVAFGTEGSDEFPLLADRPLVGGAPAAYVCRNFTCDAPTTDPDRLRTALGVAPTG, from the coding sequence ATGCCCAACCGACTTGCGCAGGCGACGTCCCCCTACCTCCTCCAGCACGCGGAGAACCCGGTCGACTGGTGGCCGTGGGAGGCCGAGGCGTTCGAAGAAGCCCGGCGGCGCGGCGTCCCCGTCCTGCTGAGCGTCGGCTACAGCGCGTGTCACTGGTGCCACGTCATGGCGCACGAGTCGTTCGAGGACGGGCCCACCGCCGAGTACCTCAACTCGCACTTCGTCAGCGTCAAGGTCGACCGCGAGGAGCGCCCCGACGTCGACGCCGTCTACATGGAGGCCGTGCAGGCGGCCACCGGTCAGGGCGGCTGGCCCATGACCGTGTTCCTCACGCCCGACGCGGAGCCCTTCTACTTCGGCACCTACTTCCCGCCCGAGCCCCGGCACGGCATGCCCTCCTTCCGCCAGGTGCTCCAGGGCGTCCAGCAGGCCTGGGCGGAACGGCGCGACGAGGTCGACGAGGTCGCCGGGAAGATCGTGCGGGACCTCGCCGGACGGGAGATCTCCTACGGCGACGCCGAGGCGCCGGGCGAGGAGCAGCTCGGGCAGGCGCTGCTCGGGCTCACCCGGGAGTACGACGAGCGGCGCGGCGGGTTCGGCGGGGCGCCGAAGTTCCCGCCGTCCATGGTGATCGAGTTCCTGCTGCGCCACCACGCCCGCACCGGCGCCGAGGGCGCGCTCCAGATGGCGGCCGACACCTGCGAGCGGATGGCCCGCGGCGGCATCTACGACCAGCTGGGCGGCGGCTTCGCCCGCTACTCCGTGGACCGCGAGTGGGTCGTGCCGCACTTCGAGAAGATGCTGTACGACAACGCGCTGCTGTGCCGCGTGTACGCCCACCTGTGGCGGGCCACCGGCTCGGACCTCGCCCGCCGGGTCGCGCTGGAGACCGCCGACTTCATGGTGCGGGAACTGCGCACCGCCGAGGGCGGGTTCGCCTCCGCGCTGGACGCCGACAGCGACGACGGGACAGGGAAGCACGTGGAGGGCGCCCACTACGTGTGGACGCCCGCGCAGCTCACCGAGGTCCTCGGCGCCGAGGACGCGGAACTGGCCGCGCAGTACTTCGGCGTGACCCAGGAGGGCACCTTCGAGCACGGCGCCTCCGTGCTCCAACTGCCGCAGCAGGAAAGCGTCTTCGACGCCGCGCGGATCGCGTCGGTGCGGGAGCGGCTGCTCGCGGCGCGGGACGGGCGCCCCGCCCCGGGCCGGGACGACAAGGTGGTCGCCGCCTGGAACGGCCTGGCGATCGCCGCCCTCGCCGAGACCGGCGCCTACTTCGAACGCCCCGACCTGGTCGAGGCCGCCGTCGCCGCCGCCGACCTGCTGGTGCGCCTGCACCTGGACGAGCAGGTCAGGCTCACCCGCACCAGCAAGGACGGCCGGGCCGGAGCCAACGCCGGGGTGCTGGAGGACTACGCCGACGTGGCCGAGGGCTTCCTCGCGCTGGCGTCGGTCACCGGGGAGGGCGTCTGGCTGGACTTCGCCGGCTTCCTGCTCGACCACGTACTCACCCGCTTCACGGACGAGTCCGGCTCGCTGTACGACACCGCGGCCGACGCCGAGCGGCTGATCCGCCGCCCGCAGGACCCCACCGACAACGCCACCCCGTCCGGCTGGAGCGCCGCCGCGGGCGCCCTGCTCTCGTACGCAGCGCACACCGGCTCCGCACCCCACCGCGCCGCCGCCGAGCGCGCCCTCGGCGTGGTGAAGGCGCTCGGCCCGCGCGTCCCGCGCTTCATCGGCTGGGGGCTGGCGGCCGCCGAGGCGCTGCTCGACGGCCCGCGCGAGGTCGCCGTGGTCGCCCCGGACCCGGCCGACCCCGCCGCGCGCGGGCTGCACCGTACGGCACTGCTCGGGACCGCGCCCGGGGCGGTCGTCGCCTTCGGGACCGAGGGCAGCGACGAGTTCCCGCTGCTCGCCGACCGGCCCCTGGTGGGCGGGGCACCGGCCGCCTACGTCTGCCGGAACTTCACCTGCGACGCACCGACCACCGACCCGGACCGGCTGCGCACGGCACTGGGCGTCGCCCCGACCGGCTGA
- a CDS encoding acyl-CoA-like ligand-binding transcription factor codes for MTAARSAPSPAGAPRPGLRERKKTRTREAIRAATYGLIRQQGYEATTVEQIAERAEVSPSTVLRYFPTREDIVLTDEYDPVMAAELAARPAGEPWSDSLRHVLRKALGLGAGEEAELIRLRTRLLAEVPAVRARMLENMSDTGRMLARAIADRTGLAPDGLEVRIVSMSLVGGLMEVSRYWAEHDHEESLAELVDRALDALENGLPALRESDRESDREGDRGGHREDRREGPRKD; via the coding sequence ATGACCGCCGCACGTTCCGCCCCCTCCCCCGCCGGGGCCCCGCGGCCGGGCCTGCGGGAGCGGAAGAAGACCAGGACCCGTGAGGCGATCCGCGCCGCGACCTACGGGCTGATCCGTCAGCAGGGGTACGAGGCCACGACGGTCGAGCAGATCGCCGAGCGCGCCGAAGTGTCGCCGTCGACCGTGCTGCGCTACTTCCCGACCAGGGAGGACATCGTCCTCACGGACGAGTACGACCCGGTCATGGCCGCGGAACTCGCCGCCCGGCCCGCGGGGGAACCGTGGTCGGACTCCCTGCGGCACGTGCTGCGCAAGGCCCTCGGTCTCGGCGCCGGTGAGGAGGCCGAGCTGATCCGGCTGCGGACGCGGCTGCTGGCCGAGGTCCCCGCGGTGCGGGCGCGCATGCTGGAGAACATGTCGGACACCGGCCGGATGCTCGCCCGCGCCATCGCCGACCGCACCGGTCTCGCCCCGGACGGCCTCGAGGTCAGGATCGTGTCGATGTCCCTGGTCGGCGGCCTGATGGAGGTCTCCAGGTACTGGGCCGAGCACGACCACGAGGAGAGCCTGGCAGAGCTGGTCGACCGCGCCCTGGACGCCCTGGAGAACGGGCTCCCCGCCCTCCGGGAAAGCGACCGGGAAAGCGATCGGGAGGGCGACCGGGGAGGCCATCGGGAGGACCGTCGGGAGGGCCCTCGAAAAGACTGA
- a CDS encoding Mut7-C RNAse domain-containing protein → MNGPEIHVEFAPELHLFVPRARPTGVAGAATDGVSTLGHLVESLGVPLTEVGALLVDGREVPPGHIPAGGESVRVRPVRHPQRVPGAPLRFLLDVHLGTLARRLRLLGVDTAYESTDLGDPALAALSAAEKRVLLSRDRGLLRRRELWAGAYVYSTRPEEQLQEVLDRFRPALSPWTRCTACNGLLRTATKEEVAEQLEGGTRRSYDVFAQCTACGRAYWRGAHHEQLEAIVERAVSSTRDA, encoded by the coding sequence GTGAACGGTCCCGAGATCCACGTCGAGTTCGCCCCCGAGCTGCACCTGTTCGTCCCGCGCGCCCGCCCCACCGGCGTCGCCGGCGCGGCCACCGACGGCGTCTCCACCCTCGGCCATCTCGTCGAGTCCCTCGGCGTCCCGCTGACCGAGGTCGGCGCCCTGCTCGTCGACGGCCGCGAGGTGCCGCCCGGCCACATCCCGGCGGGCGGCGAGTCGGTGCGCGTACGGCCCGTCCGGCACCCCCAGCGGGTTCCCGGCGCTCCCCTGCGGTTCCTGCTCGACGTGCACCTCGGTACCCTCGCCCGCCGGCTGCGGCTGCTCGGCGTGGACACGGCGTACGAGTCGACGGACCTCGGCGACCCGGCGCTCGCCGCGCTGTCGGCGGCCGAGAAGCGGGTCCTGCTCAGCCGCGACCGCGGACTGCTGCGCCGCCGCGAGCTGTGGGCCGGCGCCTACGTCTACAGCACCCGCCCCGAGGAGCAGCTCCAGGAGGTCCTGGACCGGTTCCGGCCCGCGCTCAGCCCCTGGACGCGGTGCACCGCCTGCAACGGACTGCTCAGGACGGCCACCAAGGAAGAGGTGGCGGAGCAGCTCGAGGGCGGCACCCGGCGCTCGTACGACGTCTTCGCCCAGTGCACCGCGTGCGGCCGCGCCTACTGGCGGGGCGCGCACCACGAGCAACTGGAGGCGATCGTGGAGCGCGCCGTGAGCAGCACCCGGGACGCGTGA
- a CDS encoding nucleoside deaminase yields the protein MTTDTLETGIREFERAWMDKAIELATTSVRNGGGPFGALIAKGGEIVALGNNQVTAGLDPTAHAEVSAIRAACKALDTFSLEGCTLVTSCEPCPMCLSSALWARVDRLVFSADRHDAAVAGFDDRKFYDLFEKRPQANWPMTVEHLDLPHRTQPFDAWIAKTDRVDY from the coding sequence ATGGACAAGGCCATCGAGCTGGCCACCACCAGCGTCCGCAACGGCGGCGGCCCCTTCGGCGCCCTGATCGCCAAGGGCGGTGAGATCGTCGCCCTCGGCAACAACCAGGTGACCGCCGGCCTCGACCCCACCGCGCACGCCGAGGTCAGCGCCATCCGCGCCGCCTGCAAGGCGCTCGACACGTTCAGCCTGGAAGGCTGCACGCTCGTCACGTCCTGCGAGCCCTGCCCGATGTGCCTCTCCTCGGCCCTGTGGGCCCGGGTCGACCGCCTCGTCTTCTCCGCCGACCGCCACGACGCCGCCGTGGCCGGCTTCGACGACCGCAAGTTCTACGACCTGTTCGAGAAGCGCCCGCAGGCGAACTGGCCCATGACCGTGGAACACCTCGACCTGCCCCACCGCACCCAGCCGTTCGACGCCTGGATCGCCAAGACCGACCGCGTCGACTACTGA